In the genome of Mytilus edulis chromosome 3, xbMytEdul2.2, whole genome shotgun sequence, one region contains:
- the LOC139514216 gene encoding cyclin-dependent kinase inhibitor 3-like, giving the protein MNFSMSKLTETMKVKESQSASNLDSSDDEQGEFDMSPLKVSWLDLSSLGCDEPVGICALPGCRFKDIWRSLENDIKHLVSEGVMEVFCLCSKGELNKYRVPKLIGELQENDITVHHTPFPDGLVPSTNELIKIIDDLHVVLMNRRKTIIHCYGGLGRSSFLAAALMMKLDSSLEADKAIEIMRELRGPAAVQSVKQYNCLHDLRQQIADHEAKMDESKRSLSR; this is encoded by the exons ATGAATTTTTCTATGTCAAAACTAACAGAAACAATGAAAGTCAAAGAATCACAAAGTGCGTCAAATTTGGATTCGTCAGACGATGAACAAGGCGAATTTGATATGTCACCTTTGAAAGTTTCTTG GTTAGATTTATCTTCATTAGGATGTGATGAACCTGTTGGGATTTGTGCATTGCCAG gtTGCAGATTTAAAGACATATGGAGAAGTCTTGAAAATGACATAA aacatcTAGTGTCAGAAGGTGTAATGGAAGTGTTTTGTTTGTGCAGTAAAGGTGAACTAAACAAGTATAGAGTGCCAAAGTTAATAGGAGAGCTTCAAGAGAATGACATTACTGTACATCATACACCTTTCCCTGATGGACTGGTACCTAGCACCAACGAGCTGATCAAAATCATTGATGACCTTCATGTTGTACTCATGAATAGAAGAAAAACTATTATACA CTGTTATGGAGGTCTTGGAAGATCAAGTTTCT TGGCTGCAGCATTGATGATGAAACTTGATTCTTCACTAGAAGCAGACAAAGCAATAGAGATAATGAGAGAATTAAGAGGTCCAGCAGCTGTACAATCTGTCAAG CAATACAATTGTCTACATGATCTTCGACAACAGATAGCAGATCATGAAGCAAAAATGGACGAATCAAAAAGATCATTATCTAGATGA